The proteins below are encoded in one region of Bombus vancouverensis nearcticus chromosome 8, iyBomVanc1_principal, whole genome shotgun sequence:
- the LOC143303072 gene encoding uncharacterized protein LOC143303072: MNGRKFTFSCLLLVVLLQMTESVTENVSINNILSVFKDVILPQLRSTSSKIAEQLNTRRMHEPKTTTMSPPIFMQSNTPLTASNSVNNINYISDGINMNKININSSLNCLHLK, encoded by the exons ATGAACGGAAGAAAATTTACTTTTTCATGTTTATTGCTTGTCGTTTTACTGCAG ATGACCGAATCTGTTACTGAAAATGTTTCAATCAACAATATTCTATCGGTATTCAAGGACGTAATTTTACCGCAATTACGGTCAACATCCAGTAAAATCGCGGAGCAGTTAAACACTCGACGGATGCACGAACCAAAAACTACTACAATGTCACCACCAATTTTTATGCAATCCAACACTCCTTTGACAGCTAGTAACTcggtaaataatattaattacatatcagatggtataaatatgaataaaataaatataaatagttcTCTGAATTGTCTACACTTGAAATAA
- the LOC117155890 gene encoding uncharacterized protein LOC117155890 isoform X2, translating into MLRFVASIFLTSVSASSWPYHEIVGVGQSAGPLLVAPVYGVAPAVSLLPAEPTKKAQTIVAGPVTKTVVEGSSSGPVTIVSPGAAVTSSPPPTTLKPTIASAVPEDTVLVKGASAGAVTLVAPSDNSVAIADTNNAASAEAETKKGAVAASAKAVVAIESAEESSTTKASTNVTATAIRETIGIASANAVIGPSTGPIIIAGPTVPPIPVPAGVEASTPEAVTAASVAASATAKSASVSSSAVANVSVSSNISAEQTSDVSGLASDTTEPTRIEGSASSSSTVTSTSGSSTAFASARINLISPLGTIALGETPLSNVVVSTGTAPPAIVSGPSGSVSTGSASPLLLKVPLYHL; encoded by the exons ATg TTACGGTTTGTGGCATCGATTTTCTTAACGTCCGTTAGCGCAAGCAGCTGGCCTTATCATGAAATAGTGGGCGTCGGACAATCGGCGGGACCATTGCTCGTTGCACCAGTTTATGGAGTCGCACCTGCGGTGAGCCTGTTACCCGCGGAACCGACCAAGAAAGCTCAAACCATAGTTGCTGGTCCCGTAACAAAAACTGTCGTCGAGGGATCGTCTTCCGGACCAGTGACCATCGTGTCTCCAGGAGCTGCCGTAACCAGCTCTCCTCCTCCAACGACGCTAA aacCAACCATTGCCTCAGCTGTGCCAGAAGATACAGTCCTCGTTAAAGGAGCTTCGGCTGGCGCGGTGACGCTAGTAGCGCCATCCGACAATTCCGTCGCTATCGCAGACACCAATAACGCAGCGTCAGCCGaagcagaaacaaagaaagGCGCCGTTGCAGCGTCAGCGAAGGCGGTTGTTGCAATCGAAAGCGCAGAAGAATCATCGACCACGAAAGCATCGACGAACGTCACGGCCACGGCAATTAGAGAAACAATAGGCATAGCGTCAGCGAACGCCGTAATAGGTCCCTCCACCGGGCCTATAATCATCGCTGGTCCAACCGTTCCACCGATACCGGTACCGGCTGGCGTTGAAGCTTCCACACCTGAAGCAGTGACTGCTGCTAGTGTTGCTGCTTCGGCAACCGCTAAATCTGCCAGCGTGTCTTCCAGTGCGGTCGCCAATGTGTCGGTTTCAAGTAACATAAGTGCTGAACAAACCAGTGATGTATCTGGTTTAGCGTCAG ATACTACAGAGCCAACAAGGATCGAGGGTTCAGCATCGAGCTCGAGCACGGTGACGAGTACTTCCGGAAGTTCGACGGCCTTCGCATCAGCGAGAATTAATTTGATTTCACCTCTAGGTACGATCGCACTCGGCGAGACTCCCTTAAGTAACGTTGTCGTATCAACAGGAACAGCACCGCCCGCGATAGTTTCCGGTCCCTCGGGGTCCGTCTCTACCGGTAGCGCATCCCCGTTGCTGCTTAAGGTTCCTCTCTACCATTTGTAG
- the Apd-2 gene encoding apidermin 2 isoform X2 encodes MKSLLILFAIVAVVAAFPEPERERRGILAAPALAAPAWVAAPKIAAAPVAIAAPKLLAAPVVAAPALAAPAWGLKGW; translated from the exons ATGAAATCCCTG TTGATCCTTTTCGCCATCGTTGCCGTCGTTGCGGCCTTCCCTGAACCAGAACGAGAACGCCGTGGAATCCTTGCGGCTCCAGCTCTCGCAGCCCCAGCATGGGTTGCTGCTCCCAAAATCGCTGCTGCCCCCGTTGCCATCGCTGCTCCTAAACTCCTTGCGGCTC CAGTTGTAGCTGCTCCCGCCCTAGCTGCCCCAGCGTGGGGATTGAAAGGATGGTAA
- the Apd-2 gene encoding apidermin 2 isoform X1, producing the protein MKSLLILFAIVAVVAAFPEPERERRGILAAPALAAPAWVAAPKIAAAPVAIAAPKLLAAPAVVAAPALAAPAWGLKGW; encoded by the exons ATGAAATCCCTG TTGATCCTTTTCGCCATCGTTGCCGTCGTTGCGGCCTTCCCTGAACCAGAACGAGAACGCCGTGGAATCCTTGCGGCTCCAGCTCTCGCAGCCCCAGCATGGGTTGCTGCTCCCAAAATCGCTGCTGCCCCCGTTGCCATCGCTGCTCCTAAACTCCTTGCGGCTC CAGCAGTTGTAGCTGCTCCCGCCCTAGCTGCCCCAGCGTGGGGATTGAAAGGATGGTAA
- the Apd-1 gene encoding apidermin 1, with translation MKYLVVLVAALAVASASPERERRSLAWGHNGAVVLGGVLPGVAVAGPVAPSAAVIGPVAAPAAVVGPAAGAAAVVGPAAGSAAVVGPAAGSAVVAGPAGTVVAPGAGLLW, from the exons ATGAAATACTTG GTCGTCCTTGTTGCCGCCCTGGCCGTCGCCTCAGCTAGCCCCGAGCGCGAACGTCGTTCCCTAGCCTGGGGACACAATGGTGCAGTGGTGTTGGGTGGTGTGTTACCTGGAGTGGCAGTAGCTGGACCAGTGGCTCCTTCGGCTGCGGTTATCGGACCTGTCGCTGCACCAGCAGCCGTGGTTGGGCCTGCTGCAGGTGCTGCCGCAGTAGTTGGGCCTGCTGCTGGCTCTGCCGCCGTCGTGGGACCGGCTGCCG GTTCCGCGGTGGTCGCTGGTCCCGCAGGAACCGTGGTGGCGCCAGGAGCCGGTCTACTGTGGTAG
- the LOC117155890 gene encoding uncharacterized protein LOC117155890 isoform X1: MKLLLRFVASIFLTSVSASSWPYHEIVGVGQSAGPLLVAPVYGVAPAVSLLPAEPTKKAQTIVAGPVTKTVVEGSSSGPVTIVSPGAAVTSSPPPTTLKPTIASAVPEDTVLVKGASAGAVTLVAPSDNSVAIADTNNAASAEAETKKGAVAASAKAVVAIESAEESSTTKASTNVTATAIRETIGIASANAVIGPSTGPIIIAGPTVPPIPVPAGVEASTPEAVTAASVAASATAKSASVSSSAVANVSVSSNISAEQTSDVSGLASDTTEPTRIEGSASSSSTVTSTSGSSTAFASARINLISPLGTIALGETPLSNVVVSTGTAPPAIVSGPSGSVSTGSASPLLLKVPLYHL; this comes from the exons ATGAAGTTGCTG TTACGGTTTGTGGCATCGATTTTCTTAACGTCCGTTAGCGCAAGCAGCTGGCCTTATCATGAAATAGTGGGCGTCGGACAATCGGCGGGACCATTGCTCGTTGCACCAGTTTATGGAGTCGCACCTGCGGTGAGCCTGTTACCCGCGGAACCGACCAAGAAAGCTCAAACCATAGTTGCTGGTCCCGTAACAAAAACTGTCGTCGAGGGATCGTCTTCCGGACCAGTGACCATCGTGTCTCCAGGAGCTGCCGTAACCAGCTCTCCTCCTCCAACGACGCTAA aacCAACCATTGCCTCAGCTGTGCCAGAAGATACAGTCCTCGTTAAAGGAGCTTCGGCTGGCGCGGTGACGCTAGTAGCGCCATCCGACAATTCCGTCGCTATCGCAGACACCAATAACGCAGCGTCAGCCGaagcagaaacaaagaaagGCGCCGTTGCAGCGTCAGCGAAGGCGGTTGTTGCAATCGAAAGCGCAGAAGAATCATCGACCACGAAAGCATCGACGAACGTCACGGCCACGGCAATTAGAGAAACAATAGGCATAGCGTCAGCGAACGCCGTAATAGGTCCCTCCACCGGGCCTATAATCATCGCTGGTCCAACCGTTCCACCGATACCGGTACCGGCTGGCGTTGAAGCTTCCACACCTGAAGCAGTGACTGCTGCTAGTGTTGCTGCTTCGGCAACCGCTAAATCTGCCAGCGTGTCTTCCAGTGCGGTCGCCAATGTGTCGGTTTCAAGTAACATAAGTGCTGAACAAACCAGTGATGTATCTGGTTTAGCGTCAG ATACTACAGAGCCAACAAGGATCGAGGGTTCAGCATCGAGCTCGAGCACGGTGACGAGTACTTCCGGAAGTTCGACGGCCTTCGCATCAGCGAGAATTAATTTGATTTCACCTCTAGGTACGATCGCACTCGGCGAGACTCCCTTAAGTAACGTTGTCGTATCAACAGGAACAGCACCGCCCGCGATAGTTTCCGGTCCCTCGGGGTCCGTCTCTACCGGTAGCGCATCCCCGTTGCTGCTTAAGGTTCCTCTCTACCATTTGTAG